A single region of the Oxyura jamaicensis isolate SHBP4307 breed ruddy duck chromosome 6, BPBGC_Ojam_1.0, whole genome shotgun sequence genome encodes:
- the LOC118168978 gene encoding glutathione S-transferase omega-1-like, producing the protein MAGEHSRSLGKGSTAPGAVPEGLIRLYSMRFCPFAQRTRLVLRAKGISYEVININLKNKPDWFFEKNPFGLVPVLETRKGQLIYESPITCDYLDEAFPGKKLMPSDPYERAFQKMLLERFSKITPIFFKYSAALKDGQDTTAQKAEVTEKLGKLEEILSKRNTTFFGGDSVSMIDYMIWPWFERLEAFELMDSLSRAPKLQHWMEAMKKDPAVQATMTDTQTFKNFLQLYLKNSLEACDYGL; encoded by the exons ATGGCGGGCGAGCACTCCCGGAGCCTGGGCAAGG gCAGCACGGCCCCTGGAGCGGTGCCCGAGGGGCTGATCCGGCTGTACAGCATGCGCTTCTGCCCCTTTGCCCAGCGGACTCGCCTCGTCCTCCGAGCCAAGGGCATCAG CTATGAAGTAATTAACATCAATCTGAAGAACAAACCTGACTGGTTCTTTGAGAAGAACCCCTTTGGGCTGGTTCCTGTTCTGGAGACCCGCAAAGGCCAGCTTATCTACGAGTCCCCAATCACTTGTGACTATTTAGATGAAGCATTTCCAGGGAAGAAGCTGATGCCTTCGGACCCATATGAGCGAGCCTTTCAGAAGATGCTCCTGGAACGCTTCTCAAAG ATAACACctatatttttcaagtattctGCAGCTCTCAAAGATGGACAGGATACCACAGCTCAGAAAGCAGAGGTTACTGAAAAGTTAGGCAAACTTGAAGAG ATTCTGTCCAAACGCAACACTACGTTTTTCGGTGGGGACTCGGTCTCTATGATTGACTACATGATCTGGCCCTGGTTTGAACGCCTAGAAGCATTCGAGCTGATGGA CTCCTTGAGCCGTGCTCCAAAGCTCCAGCACTGGATGGAGGCCATGAAGAAGGACCCTGCTGTCCAGGCTACGATGACTGACACGCAGACATTCAAAAACTTCCTCCAGCTGTATTTGAAGAACAGCCTGGAGGCGTGTGATTATGGGCTCTGA